One Halarcobacter ebronensis genomic window carries:
- a CDS encoding protein-glutamate methylesterase/protein-glutamine glutaminase, whose translation MYTVLVIDDSASMRRIIKDMINGIDEFEVIAEAVDAYDAREKIKEYEPDLVTIDINMPKMNGVTFLRNLMRLHPMPAVVISGESVRGNDIFDDGAVGFISKPESGEPMSSFAARIKENLLNLTFLLKRYTQKKPNPMKTVTSAKAKEIDRKIHPDEVIPSFPARLGGSKVIAIGSSTGGVESLLRVFNGLTNDLPPILITQHIPYGFSKSFADRLNNSSKLTVHEATDGMILEKGHAYLAPGNMHLTIEKCSAGYRTKLLDTVKVSHHRPSVDVLFRSVNNVVGSGAMAVMMTGMGDDGSIAMKELHDNGAYTIAQNEESCVVFGMPAKAIQKGAVKDIVHLNDIAQYIIDFSKGKIR comes from the coding sequence ATGTATACAGTGCTAGTAATTGATGATTCAGCTTCAATGAGAAGAATTATAAAAGATATGATAAATGGTATCGATGAATTTGAGGTTATTGCAGAAGCTGTTGATGCATATGATGCACGAGAAAAAATTAAAGAGTATGAACCAGATTTAGTAACAATTGATATTAATATGCCAAAAATGAATGGTGTTACATTTTTAAGAAACCTTATGCGTTTACATCCAATGCCTGCCGTTGTTATATCAGGAGAGAGTGTAAGGGGAAATGATATTTTTGATGATGGTGCGGTAGGGTTTATAAGTAAACCAGAATCAGGTGAACCTATGTCGAGTTTTGCTGCAAGAATAAAAGAAAATTTATTAAATTTAACTTTTCTCTTAAAAAGATATACACAAAAGAAACCAAATCCTATGAAAACAGTTACAAGTGCCAAAGCAAAAGAGATAGATAGAAAAATACATCCAGATGAAGTTATCCCATCATTTCCTGCAAGGCTAGGGGGTAGTAAGGTTATAGCTATTGGATCATCAACAGGTGGTGTTGAATCACTCTTAAGGGTCTTTAATGGTTTAACAAATGATTTACCTCCAATACTAATTACTCAACATATACCTTATGGTTTTTCAAAATCTTTTGCAGATAGATTAAATAATAGCTCTAAATTAACTGTACATGAGGCAACAGATGGGATGATTTTGGAAAAAGGTCATGCTTATTTGGCACCTGGAAATATGCATTTAACCATTGAAAAATGTAGTGCAGGGTATAGAACAAAGCTCCTTGATACAGTAAAAGTTAGCCATCATAGACCAAGTGTTGATGTTCTTTTTAGATCTGTTAATAATGTCGTTGGTAGTGGTGCTATGGCTGTAATGATGACAGGAATGGGTGATGATGGAAGTATTGCAATGAAAGAACTACATGATAATGGAGCATATACAATTGCCCAAAATGAAGAGAGTTGTGTCGTGTTTGGAATGCCAGCAAAAGCTATTCAAAAAGGTGCAGTAAAAGATATTGTTCATTTAAATGATATTGCACAATATATTATAGATTTTAGTAAAGGGAAGATAAGATAG
- a CDS encoding chemotaxis protein CheD gives MIIIGHKDGSIEKASLSRFTQKTKGFNTHTIIGGEFAVGPDDDFIAFKTLLGSCVAIMFYDKVRKIKGMNHFLLPTTNSTNDDMKYGLYSVEAMLNEMYKLGCSKSNMQAKISGGADIMQLNMNMINSIGHRNVEFAKDFCKSEGFKIVSEHTRGEHGRLILLTDDFQTFIKVTQKSETDKKIFKEEKALQTEITKAPVIKEYVGGVDLFGADKVQVEPEMEIELF, from the coding sequence TTGATAATTATAGGGCATAAAGATGGAAGCATTGAAAAAGCTTCTTTATCAAGATTTACTCAAAAAACTAAGGGTTTTAATACTCATACAATAATTGGTGGTGAATTTGCAGTTGGTCCTGATGATGATTTTATTGCATTTAAAACACTTCTTGGGTCTTGTGTTGCAATTATGTTCTATGATAAAGTAAGAAAAATAAAAGGTATGAATCACTTTTTATTGCCAACAACAAATAGTACAAATGATGATATGAAATATGGTTTATACTCAGTAGAAGCAATGCTAAATGAGATGTATAAACTTGGATGTAGCAAATCAAATATGCAAGCTAAGATTTCTGGTGGGGCTGATATTATGCAACTAAATATGAATATGATTAACTCTATTGGACATAGAAATGTTGAGTTTGCAAAAGATTTTTGTAAGTCTGAAGGGTTTAAGATTGTAAGTGAACACACAAGAGGTGAACATGGTAGATTAATCCTTTTGACTGATGATTTTCAAACTTTTATAAAAGTAACTCAAAAATCTGAAACTGATAAGAAAATCTTTAAAGAGGAAAAAGCTCTTCAAACTGAAATTACAAAAGCTCCAGTTATTAAAGAGTATGTTGGTGGTGTTGATTTATTTGGAGCTGATAAAGTTCAAGTTGAACCAGAGATGGAAATTGAACTTTTTTAA
- a CDS encoding CheR family methyltransferase, producing MSSSNDLHDRVKKILYSLTGISLSENKDIMIANRLHKLKRDTRYDGDIEELLDAVEEGSFTMEFINSFTTNKTHFFREDFHFADLKDRVLPIFAKNSQQIKMYCSASSTGEEPYSMAMTVLEASEECGKNINATILATDIDTNVLQYAANGVYRYSKSSKEFPSWLKPSKYFKRRVQKTLASEEILIKVKPELQKMVTFKVMNLNDPSYPYQKDYFDVIFCRNVLIYFSNEDQNKILKKLFSHLKIGGTLYLGHSENPQDLISCVERVGQNIFIKRKDFY from the coding sequence ATGAGCAGTAGTAATGATTTACACGACAGAGTAAAAAAAATTCTTTATTCTTTAACAGGAATTTCTCTGTCGGAAAATAAAGATATTATGATTGCAAATAGGCTTCATAAGTTAAAAAGAGATACAAGATATGATGGTGATATAGAAGAGCTTTTGGATGCAGTAGAAGAGGGCTCTTTTACAATGGAGTTTATTAACTCTTTCACTACCAATAAAACACATTTTTTTAGAGAAGATTTCCACTTTGCAGACTTAAAAGATAGAGTTTTACCTATCTTTGCTAAAAATTCACAACAAATTAAAATGTATTGTTCTGCTTCTTCTACGGGTGAAGAACCATATTCTATGGCAATGACTGTTTTAGAAGCTAGTGAAGAGTGTGGGAAAAATATCAATGCAACAATTTTAGCTACAGATATTGATACAAATGTATTACAATATGCTGCAAATGGTGTTTATAGATATTCAAAATCTTCTAAAGAGTTTCCTTCATGGTTAAAACCTTCAAAATATTTTAAAAGAAGAGTTCAAAAAACACTTGCAAGTGAAGAGATTTTAATAAAAGTAAAACCTGAATTACAAAAAATGGTTACGTTTAAGGTGATGAACTTAAACGATCCTTCATATCCATATCAAAAAGATTATTTTGATGTAATTTTTTGCAGAAATGTGTTAATCTATTTTTCAAATGAAGATCAAAATAAAATTTTGAAAAAACTTTTTTCTCATTTGAAAATTGGTGGTACATTATATCTTGGACATTCAGAGAATCCACAGGATCTTATAAGTTGTGTTGAAAGAGTAGGGCAAAACATTTTTATCAAAAGAAAGGATTTTTATTGA
- a CDS encoding chemotaxis protein CheA → MSGFDISKYREMFLEEAEELFESADNVLLEAENNGSLTDEEMGQLFRDVHTLKGSGASVELSMFAEFTHNVENMMDKLRNHEIEFKPEMASTLIDGLDVMKELLDLEVAEELTRETFEELTADLLIDIKAYINGKVPETTAAAEPVKEEKTVSTPASKTVAKTSNDDIGLYDSDINDSKFNVSYGFFKDDEIGHETENSNYGFFDEELDKRISTEALPVITHNENEDFGFFDDMPNITPDAKLQGNNSDQKEAISATQTRKEPAKKVEEQPKDGEETEEASSPRRTPRAATGAAAKEEKDKKASASNNIRVNLDKIDLLMNNVGDLVITNAMLTQFTSSIEDTKTRNAVLERLELLERHIRDMQDSIMSIRMVPMESIYSKFPKVVRDISKKLNKKVEFKHYGDNVEIDKAMIEGLTDPLMHIIRNSLDHGLETPDVRKSSGKDETGSITISAEQANGQMIITIEDDGKGIDCERVAQKALDQGQIDENQYNTMSDNEKAMLVFGAGVSTAEKITDISGRGVGMDVVKTNIQKLGGAIKLDTELGKGTVITIMLPLTLAILDGLDIAVGDQKYILPLSSIVESLQPTSDMIKKIGDGSQDLLMLREEFIPVVRLHQLFGVDPTFEKLEDGMLIVVKSGTQKVAISIDEFLNQHQVVVKPLDKNFRSVEGIGAATVRGDGSIGLILDVLGIINAQIKIEKDLNNLMQKAS, encoded by the coding sequence ATGTCTGGTTTTGATATTTCTAAATATAGAGAAATGTTCCTAGAAGAGGCTGAAGAGTTATTTGAATCAGCTGATAATGTTTTGCTTGAAGCAGAAAACAATGGATCATTAACTGATGAAGAGATGGGACAACTATTTAGAGATGTACACACCCTAAAAGGTAGTGGTGCATCTGTTGAGTTGTCGATGTTTGCAGAATTTACCCATAATGTTGAAAACATGATGGATAAGCTTAGAAATCATGAAATTGAATTCAAACCAGAAATGGCAAGTACTTTAATTGATGGTTTAGATGTAATGAAAGAACTTCTAGATTTAGAAGTTGCTGAGGAGTTAACAAGAGAAACTTTTGAAGAATTAACTGCTGACTTGTTAATTGATATTAAAGCTTATATTAATGGAAAAGTTCCAGAAACAACAGCTGCAGCTGAGCCTGTAAAAGAAGAAAAGACAGTATCTACCCCTGCATCTAAAACTGTGGCAAAAACTTCTAATGATGATATAGGTTTATATGATTCAGATATTAATGATAGTAAATTTAATGTTTCATATGGATTTTTCAAAGATGATGAAATTGGTCATGAAACAGAAAATAGTAATTATGGATTTTTTGATGAAGAGTTAGATAAAAGAATTAGTACTGAAGCTCTTCCTGTAATTACTCATAATGAGAATGAAGATTTTGGATTTTTTGATGATATGCCAAATATAACTCCTGACGCTAAACTTCAAGGAAATAATTCTGATCAAAAAGAGGCTATTTCAGCAACTCAAACTAGAAAAGAACCTGCAAAAAAAGTTGAAGAACAACCAAAAGATGGAGAAGAAACAGAAGAGGCTTCATCTCCAAGAAGAACTCCAAGAGCAGCAACTGGTGCTGCAGCAAAAGAAGAAAAAGATAAAAAAGCTTCAGCTTCGAATAATATTAGAGTAAATCTAGATAAAATTGATTTATTAATGAATAATGTTGGAGATCTAGTTATCACAAATGCTATGTTAACACAGTTTACAAGCTCTATTGAGGATACAAAAACAAGAAATGCAGTATTAGAGAGATTAGAATTGCTTGAACGACATATTAGAGATATGCAAGATTCAATTATGAGTATAAGAATGGTTCCTATGGAATCTATTTACTCAAAATTCCCTAAAGTTGTTAGAGATATTTCTAAAAAACTTAATAAAAAAGTTGAATTTAAACATTATGGAGATAATGTTGAGATAGATAAAGCAATGATTGAAGGTTTAACTGACCCATTAATGCATATTATTAGAAACTCACTTGATCATGGTTTAGAGACTCCTGATGTTAGAAAATCAAGTGGAAAAGATGAAACGGGATCTATTACTATTTCAGCAGAGCAAGCTAATGGTCAAATGATTATCACAATTGAAGATGATGGGAAAGGTATTGACTGTGAAAGAGTTGCACAAAAAGCTCTAGATCAAGGACAAATTGATGAAAATCAATATAATACAATGAGTGATAATGAAAAAGCTATGTTAGTTTTTGGCGCAGGTGTTTCAACAGCAGAAAAAATTACTGATATCTCTGGAAGAGGTGTTGGAATGGACGTTGTTAAAACAAATATTCAAAAACTGGGTGGAGCAATTAAACTAGATACTGAACTTGGAAAAGGTACAGTTATAACAATTATGCTTCCTCTAACATTGGCAATTCTAGATGGACTTGATATTGCAGTTGGAGATCAAAAATATATTTTACCATTAAGTTCTATTGTTGAATCATTGCAACCAACTTCAGATATGATCAAAAAAATTGGTGATGGTTCTCAAGATCTTTTAATGTTAAGAGAAGAGTTTATCCCTGTAGTAAGATTACATCAACTTTTTGGTGTTGATCCAACATTTGAAAAACTTGAAGATGGAATGCTTATTGTTGTAAAATCAGGTACACAAAAAGTTGCAATTTCAATTGATGAATTCTTAAATCAGCATCAAGTTGTAGTTAAACCTTTAGATAAAAACTTTAGAAGTGTTGAAGGTATTGGTGCTGCAACAGTTAGAGGAGATGGAAGTATTGGCTTGATTCTCGATGTTTTAGGAATCATTAATGCTCAAATAAAAATCGAAAAAGATTTGAACAACTTAATGCAAAAAGCATCGTGA
- a CDS encoding response regulator, translated as MAKLLIVDDSTMLRDMLNYALNEGGYNDVIEAVDGVDGLQKAKATTFDLIITDVNMPNMDGLTLIGELRKLPAYASRPILVLTTERSDEMKAKGKAAGATGWIVKPFVPEQLLKAVNIVLSR; from the coding sequence ATGGCTAAACTTTTAATCGTGGATGATTCAACAATGTTAAGAGATATGCTGAATTATGCACTTAATGAAGGTGGTTATAATGATGTGATTGAGGCAGTAGATGGAGTTGATGGTTTACAAAAAGCTAAAGCTACTACATTTGACTTAATCATTACTGATGTTAACATGCCAAATATGGACGGATTAACACTAATTGGTGAGCTAAGAAAATTACCTGCATATGCAAGTAGACCAATTTTAGTATTAACTACTGAAAGAAGTGATGAAATGAAAGCAAAAGGTAAAGCTGCAGGAGCTACTGGTTGGATTGTTAAACCATTTGTTCCAGAACAACTATTAAAAGCAGTTAATATAGTATTAAGTAGATAA